The genomic DNA ACAGGACTATGTACTGTCAACTTAGCGCCCAGAACATCTGACTTTGAAGTCGACTGGTTGGTTAGATCAAAAAGGCCGAGCACGTTAAAATTAAAAGGATAGAAGCGATACTCGCGGCTACGAGTATACAGATTCAGATCAAGTTCCTGACCTAGCAAAACGCTTTCGAGTCGAACAGACCCTTGAATCGATTTTGAAAAGGGTTGATCGTCTAAGTCCAATCCACCCTCTGAGCGATACGGTTGAGACTGAACAACTTGATCGGTGTCTTGCTGTTCGTCAAACGCTCTGGCTGCCAAGCTCAGAGTGGTTTCGGTGCTTAAATCATAGCTAAGTTTTAAGCTAGCATCAATGGAGCGGGTATCGAGGCGCCCAACTTGAGCCGGCTCAGGAGCAATGGGATCACCATTGCCGTCGAAGTTTTTCTGGCGCTGCTCGTAGTTAAAGTCGATCAGGTAGGCAGTCCGGGCAGCCTTTCCGCTTATGGTTTGGCTTGCAGAATAAGCTGCTGAATCACCTACATTCTGTTCCGAAGCAGAAGCACCGATGCTACTGATGCTCTCTAGGCCGGCTTCGGGGCTTCGGGTAATCACATGGATGATACCACCGGTTGCTTCTGGACCATAAACAGCGTTAGCACCGGAAACAACTTCAATACGTTCGATGGCCTTAGTTTGCAAACTATTAAGCTGCCGAGAAACCTGGCGATTCTCGGTTTGAGGAACTCCGTCGATAACTAGAAGGATCTTCCGGCCCCGTAGGGTTTGACCGAAGTTAGAAACGCTGTTGGTGGGCGCACCTAGACCGGGAACCAACTTTCCAAGGACCGTGCTAAGGTTATCTCCTGGTCCCCAAATTTGCTTGATTTCATCGCCACCAAGGACCTGAATATTTGCCGGAATCCGATCGATAGATTCCAATTGCCGAGAACCCGTGATGACCATGCGATCGGTATCCGCAGCCAATGACGCTGAAGGGATTAAAGCCGCCAGGGCTGAATATGTAAGACGTGTGGTAAGTGGACTCATTCTAACCTCTGCTACGTAAAGACATTCCTAGTGAATACAAAATGAAGACGAACGGACTAGCAACAAGGGTAAGACCCAAGCCCTGCATCATCCCGCTCGATAGATACGTTAAGAAAACTCCCAGTAATCCCAATGCCAAAAGCACTGTGGGAATCAAGTATGCTGCACGGCCAATCAAAAATCCCTTTTGGACACCATGTTCTCTGGGATGTAAGCGAGTTCTTGGTCGACGCTTCAAATACCAGAACAAGAGCCCACTGAGTGGCGCAAGTAGGGACGACAAGCCTAGAATAGCCCATACAACTTTCAGGGCCGTTCCCCCATAGTTTCCAAAGTGAAGTGGCTCTGCGATCACTAAAACCCTTAGAAACCAGGGTAAGGAGCGGACCTCGTCTACCTCGCCATTTTTTCGGTCGATCAAAACCAACTTTACATCTGCTGCCCAACCATCTTGGGTTTCCATAAGGATTAAGAAGTGACCCTGGATCGCGAATTGTGTGCCTGGCCAAGCTAGAAAGCTGAGCCTGCCGTTCGTTGCTTCTCTAGCTTTGGCAAAGGCTTCTCCCACGGATACGTCTGCTACATCTTGAGGGTAGCTTTCTTGATGCCTTTCTTCTAAGCTTTGCAGCTCCGTTACCTGATAGTATTTGATGAGTTGATCCCCAAGACCCAAGCAAACACCGGTGAAGCCAATCAGGACTGACCAGGCGAAAATCGATGTTCCTAAAAACTTATGAAAATCCAGCCACCAAACTTTCGGTTTGCTGGGAATGCTCCGTAGATGTCCAAAGCCCAAGCGCCGCGCATACGGGCCATAAATGACAAAACCCAGGACTAAAACGATTAAGTATAGAATTCCGATCAGGGAAACATACAGCTCGCCAGTAGAGCCCATAAGAAAATTGCGATGAAGATCCAGGACCCAAGTCAACCAGCTACTGTCCTCCTGGGATGAGGTACTGGACAAAAGCGTCTCCTGGCTTAGACTGTACGCGACTCGATGGGCACCGCGAAACTTTGTAGAGCCATCCTTCCCCAAGCGTAGGGACAGGCGATCTGGGTCATGGTCATCTAAGAAAACAGCTAGAGCATTGCCTTTTGGAAAGGTCTCATGACCTAGGGCCAAGGCGTGTTCCAAATGCTCTGGCTGTAGTTGAGGTGCTTGGCTAGGGCTCGCAGCTTGGCCTTCAATCTCTGATCGAAACACCAAGACAGTGCCGGTTAAGATCATAACCAGCATATTAAGAGCAACAAATAACCCTAATCCACGATGAATTTTAATCGCAGAACTCCGAACTCGATTCATGGATACCCCTAGTCAAGTTGAACAGGTATTCAATAATGAATATCGTTATCATTTTCAAGTTTATTTTCCGCTTTCATAGAAAATTTATCTATTTTTAGAAATATTCTATGAGATTCTCTGATCAAAAGAAAACCAAGCAAGACTAATATGCTATTGTTATTACTACATTAACTGGCCAAGTCAAGGCTCTTGTGGGAGCAGAATATGCGAACTCCCCTCATTCGCATTTTAAAAATCGAACTTGCCACTTTCTAGGAAGCTCCAATCTCATCGGGAATTTCCTGCCTAGTTAAGCCATGCTAAAATTACTTGAAGTGAACCTCCACCCAGCGAAAGCCGATCCATGCAATACCTTGTTGGGCTATTACTGCTATTAGCCTGGTCATCCGGCGCATCAGCTAAAAACTTGGTCCTTAGGTCAGACGAATCCAAGTTCGCGATTCCCCTCGATCAGTTCTCCATCGATATTCAGTGGCTAGGACCAGACACCATTCCGATGTTTATTTCGATCTCCCAAGGCTCATTAACCTGGAAGAAACTCGATGATGGCAATAAATTGCCACAACTCATCATTTCAATTCATATGGAAGAATCTGAAGCCACACATTTTGTTTATCAGGGCCGATCGTTTATCCCTGAGAAAAAAGAGAGCCACCATATTTACATCACCGTTGATGTTTTTTCTTTAGATGCCGTTGATATTGTACAAGAGGGGCGGAAAATCGGAGAGATCAAAGTTTCCCCTGACATTGAGTTCTTCACCCAGCGTTATGTCTATATCGATCATTCATGTTCGCCTTTTCAATTGGAGCTGGATCATACCCTAGATTTGTTTACATCGATCAGCTGCCATTTCTACCCCAATCACACAAGGCGGGGAGTCTTGGATGTTTTCTACCTACCCGCAGAAAGTCGACTGCCTGATCGCAGCCCCCCACCCTATCAGTTACAGCTCACTGGTCAGGGTGAAACCGACATAAATCTACTCCGCTATAAAAAGCCTTTTAAGGTAAAGCTTAAGGCAAAAGTACCAACTTACGTTGCTAAACTGAAGACAGCCCTGGGATTTGGACCATATTATTTTAAGGCCCAGGACGGCGATGAGGATGTCCCTGAGCACCTTACCGCAGCGTACATGATCTATGGGCGCTATGACCTAACACCCACCACATCGATTCGCTTCTTTGATGCCCTTCTTAATTCCGGCCCTGTATTCAACAATTTCGGTGCTTACTTCGCTTATGAGTTAGGCTCCACCAACAATCGTCGCCTTAGCTTCGTACCCTTACTTGGCTTCCAAGAGATTTCGTTTCGATATCGAGAACAGGGAAAGCTGCTCCATCAGGGAATCTTCCCTCAAGGAGGTGAAGTGGTGTATCGCCATGCATTTGACATGAAGAACTATCACTTGATCTATGGTATGTTTTTGTCGACGTCCTCAACGGTGAGCTATGAGAATATCTGGCTTCGTTTTGGAAGAAAGATCTTTTGGGAGCTGAATTGGATCGGTTGGAAATTTGACGAGCGTAGTGCTCAGATGTGGGGACTTTCTGTAGGAGTCCCCTTTTTATCCTTCTAAACCGGAAGCATATCTTGATTTAGTCTGATTGAGAGCTATCATCACAGCGACTCCACAGAATCTCTGTGGTACTTTCCAGTTGCCCAGTGAGTGAATCAACGGTAAAAAAGCCTTCTCGATCCAACCCGCCATTGAGTCCAATCTCGGTATGAATCACCAGTTCTTCAGTGCCGTCGCAAGATGATTTAAAAGAATCTTGCCAATCAAAAGGTGCAGTATACGACTCATCGATTGGTCCTGGGATAACAAGCTCTGCTGATCCAAAGTTACTACCGTTAGTCCCATAGCTCGCTAATATCTGAGCAGATACACCTTCCTCTAGAAACACTGCTCCTCGATAAGCCGTATTCAGAAGCGTAAACGACCATCCCTGAGGATATTTTAAGGTTAGGGAAACTTCACAGTCCCGTAATTGGCCTTGTTCACCTTGTACTTTCTCAACGATAAACTCGGAATATACCACATCGAAAGCCATGCCATCCTCTGCAAGATTTACGAGTGTGCTCCCTGCTGGACAGCCATCGCCTTCAAAGGTGATAGAATCTATGCTTACTCCATTCATGATTCCATTCTGCCCCGGATCATTGCCTTGGGTGGGATCTTGATCATCAACATCCTCATATGGATCTTCGTTGAGGTCAGCATCGTCATCGTTAGAAAGGTCTTGCTCTTGCCCTTGCTCATCTCCTAGCTGGTCATCAATTATTAGGTCGGGTTCTTCAATAACACCTTTATCGATAGGATCTTCAACAGTCCCAGTATCGAGTGAGTTGAGATCTTCCACAACTTCACTTGTATTTTGTAAGTCTTGTTTAGTCTTTTCTGGAGAACAAGAGATAATCAAAATGGCTAGAAATAGATAGCGTAACATCAGCGCAACTCCGGGTAATCAGCGGTCGTCATGAACCAAATTGCAAAACCTTACCCAAAGGAATTTCTACCCTAAATACCCTAATTTCATTCATATTTTAGTGTCTGGAGCTGGATGAGTCGGCCAGGCTATTGAAAGCTACGTGAACAGGTGCTCAGGTCATGAACACCTGATGAGGTGATCAAGGACTTACAACCTCCAGATCATAGTTAGATGTAACCTGGATCGCCCCAATCAAGAAATTATCAATGCTATTTCCAGAAGGCATTCCAGCCACAACTTGAATTTCAAGCTCTTGTTGATCGAGTTCTATCGCTTCCATAGCCATAAACTCTGTCGCGGACGGTGGAATCGTGACCGTTCGAACAAGTTCACCGTCTATCCTAATTTCCACACGATTGAGAGGACCGGCACTGGAAGCTGATAGACCGCAGATATTAACGAGCTTGATTTGGTTGATAAATGTTGGTCGGGTTGCCTTCACAGTGGCGATTGACGTTGTGCCAACAGCAGTAGAAAGGATCTGCAATTGAGCTTGGCTACAGTTTGCATTAGCAGCGGCATTAAAATTACCGCCATCGCCAAAAGCAGCATTAGTATTAAGCATGGCAGTACTGGCTAACTCAAGGCTTGAATCAGCATCTGCACCGACAGCGCTAAGATCAGCCTCGTAGTTTGGCATATAAGCTGGCAAGACATATTCTAAAACAAGGTCCTTTTCAAGCTTCATCGCTACCAATATAGGCTTTCCCTTATCAAAGTTTCGACTCGACAGTTCGAGCTGATATGGCAATCCCTGATCACGATCGACATAAAATGAAAGCTCCTGTGAAACCCCACCTTGGTTTGCCACGAACTTTGCGTCTAGGTCTAAAATTTCTGTTTCATCATTGGCAGCCAAACACTGAACTCGCATGGTATCGGCAGGACTATCTGATTCTCCATACACACAGCTGAGAAAGGCTCCTCCAACCATCACAGGCTCCGTGACTCCCGCTTGGTCAGCCGAGCTGGAATCACCTGGTTGGCTCTTGATGTCACCAGAAAGCTGACTGCTTTCGTTACAGGCCGTTACCAAAGTTATGATCACCATTAATATAAAGTACGACTGCCTCATTCTGCGCCCCAAATTCGATTGAACGATGTCCTTATTTCTGATCGGCTCAGCAGATTTCTTTCTCGACTTCTAGTTTCTAATTCGAATTTCAGCGGTGGAGTTGAACGCTTACAATCGCTAATGCTTTCTATTTAGCAGGGAAGACTTATTTTTTAGAGCGATTTTAGGAGGCTGATCATTACGCCAGATCATAATTGAAGACTAGAAAATATTTCCTTTCAAGTGTTGAAACAGAGATATCAACGGAGTATTTCCAAAGGCATTCAAGCTATTTAACAACATTTTTCAACTATTACAGCGCCGTAACCGATCCGGAAAACAGGAGGCCATGACCATGAATCAATTCATACAAAACCTTTTCTGGGCACTAGCATTTGCACCGTTTACTGTGTCATGCAATAGCGCAGGTAGCTGGACGCAGAAGCAAGATAAAGATGAGCAAATCGAAGCCAGTGTTGATCATGGTGCGGAAGCCAGTATAGAAATCGAGCTGGATGCCGAACAGGCCGAAGCAATACAACCTCCTCAAAATGTAACAGG from Pseudobacteriovorax antillogorgiicola includes the following:
- a CDS encoding PepSY-associated TM helix domain-containing protein; translation: MNRVRSSAIKIHRGLGLFVALNMLVMILTGTVLVFRSEIEGQAASPSQAPQLQPEHLEHALALGHETFPKGNALAVFLDDHDPDRLSLRLGKDGSTKFRGAHRVAYSLSQETLLSSTSSQEDSSWLTWVLDLHRNFLMGSTGELYVSLIGILYLIVLVLGFVIYGPYARRLGFGHLRSIPSKPKVWWLDFHKFLGTSIFAWSVLIGFTGVCLGLGDQLIKYYQVTELQSLEERHQESYPQDVADVSVGEAFAKAREATNGRLSFLAWPGTQFAIQGHFLILMETQDGWAADVKLVLIDRKNGEVDEVRSLPWFLRVLVIAEPLHFGNYGGTALKVVWAILGLSSLLAPLSGLLFWYLKRRPRTRLHPREHGVQKGFLIGRAAYLIPTVLLALGLLGVFLTYLSSGMMQGLGLTLVASPFVFILYSLGMSLRSRG
- a CDS encoding DUF4360 domain-containing protein encodes the protein MLRYLFLAILIISCSPEKTKQDLQNTSEVVEDLNSLDTGTVEDPIDKGVIEEPDLIIDDQLGDEQGQEQDLSNDDDADLNEDPYEDVDDQDPTQGNDPGQNGIMNGVSIDSITFEGDGCPAGSTLVNLAEDGMAFDVVYSEFIVEKVQGEQGQLRDCEVSLTLKYPQGWSFTLLNTAYRGAVFLEEGVSAQILASYGTNGSNFGSAELVIPGPIDESYTAPFDWQDSFKSSCDGTEELVIHTEIGLNGGLDREGFFTVDSLTGQLESTTEILWSRCDDSSQSD